From the genome of Atribacterota bacterium, one region includes:
- the secE gene encoding preprotein translocase subunit SecE — translation MKISQFFQKIVSFIKEAKMELKKVTWPNRKQLISSTIVVMVMVVLVAIYLGLIDLFFSRVVSIILQ, via the coding sequence ATGAAAATTAGTCAATTTTTTCAAAAAATAGTTAGTTTTATTAAAGAAGCTAAAATGGAACTAAAAAAAGTTACCTGGCCAAATAGGAAACAGTTAATCAGCAGCACTATTGTAGTAATGGTTATGGTTGTCCTGGTTGCCATCTATTTAGGATTGATTGACCTTTTCTTTTCTCGAGTAGTTTCCATAATTTTACAGTAA
- the cysS gene encoding cysteine--tRNA ligase: MSLQLYNTLTRKKEEFIPLNKKQVNMYVCGPTVYNFFHIGNARPFLVFEVLRRYLKYKKYKVKYVSNFTDIDDKIINKAKELGSCYLKVVEKYINEYFQDADFLNIGRADYYPRATEHIIDIINFIQKLEEKGYTYVVEGDVFYDVNKFKDYGKLSKQSLNEIQVGARIEIDERKKNPYDFILWKRAKEGEPKWDSPWGPGRPGWHIECSVMSTKYLGESFDIHAGGEDLIFPHHENEIAQSEAVSGKPFAKYWLHNGYLKIDDKKMSKSLDNILTIRELSHKYDGSVIRHFLLSAHYRSPLNYSLEQMEQSKNSMETLINTFFNLNFLSNKNHLNKGMDIESKKLIEKVEKMEDIFIKAMDDDFNTPVALSTLYLLSKETNIYLNEARNKNMEAIVKVIQFYENYGVNILGLKFISQSINQEQISRKEIEKLINVREIARKNKDWITADQIREKLNKMGILIEDTVEGVRWKKT; this comes from the coding sequence TTGAGTTTACAGTTATACAATACTCTAACCAGAAAGAAAGAAGAATTTATCCCTCTTAATAAAAAACAAGTAAATATGTATGTTTGCGGACCAACTGTATACAATTTCTTTCATATTGGCAATGCCAGACCATTTTTGGTTTTTGAAGTTTTAAGAAGGTATTTAAAATATAAGAAATATAAGGTAAAATATGTATCTAATTTTACCGATATCGATGATAAGATAATTAACAAAGCAAAGGAGCTGGGGAGCTGCTATTTAAAGGTAGTGGAAAAATATATTAACGAATACTTTCAGGATGCTGATTTTTTAAATATTGGAAGAGCTGATTACTATCCCCGAGCCACTGAACATATTATTGATATTATTAATTTTATACAGAAGTTAGAAGAAAAAGGGTATACTTATGTAGTTGAAGGTGATGTGTTTTATGATGTAAATAAATTTAAAGATTATGGAAAGTTATCAAAACAAAGTTTGAATGAAATACAGGTGGGAGCAAGGATTGAAATAGATGAACGAAAGAAAAACCCTTATGATTTTATCCTTTGGAAAAGAGCCAAAGAAGGAGAGCCAAAATGGGATAGCCCCTGGGGTCCAGGACGTCCTGGCTGGCATATTGAATGTTCAGTAATGTCTACCAAATATCTTGGTGAGAGTTTTGATATACACGCCGGTGGCGAGGATTTAATATTTCCGCATCATGAAAACGAGATTGCCCAAAGTGAAGCTGTTAGTGGAAAGCCATTCGCTAAATACTGGTTACACAATGGTTATTTAAAAATTGATGACAAAAAAATGTCTAAATCATTGGACAATATATTAACTATAAGAGAATTGTCTCATAAATATGATGGATCGGTTATCAGACATTTTTTATTATCAGCTCATTATAGAAGTCCATTAAATTATTCTTTAGAACAAATGGAACAATCCAAAAATAGCATGGAAACTCTAATCAATACATTTTTTAATCTTAATTTTTTATCTAATAAAAACCATCTTAATAAAGGAATGGATATAGAAAGTAAAAAATTAATTGAAAAAGTTGAAAAAATGGAGGATATATTTATTAAAGCAATGGATGATGATTTTAATACTCCAGTTGCTCTGAGTACTCTATATTTGTTATCCAAAGAAACGAATATCTATTTGAATGAAGCAAGGAATAAAAATATGGAAGCAATAGTAAAGGTTATACAATTTTATGAAAATTATGGAGTAAATATTTTAGGATTAAAATTTATATCACAATCAATTAATCAAGAACAAATTTCGAGAAAAGAGATAGAAAAATTAATAAATGTTCGAGAAATAGCAAGAAAAAATAAAGATTGGATTACTGCCGATCAAATCAGGGAAAAATTAAATAAAATGGGTATTTTAATTGAAGATACAGTAGAAGGGGTAAGATGGAAAAAAACTTGA
- the rpoB gene encoding DNA-directed RNA polymerase subunit beta → MQNRKLNIFDYSKIKHYIDPPNFLDIQKQSYQKFLQREISPEKRQDFGLHKVFKDVFPIQDFTGNLVLDYISYSIKESKYDPIDCWERGSTYSAPLEVRISLHNKKTGEIKDQDVFMGELPLMTESGSFIINGAERVVVNQLIRSPGIYYGIEEYSENKTLYNFRIIPNRGSWLEFGFDTNNMIYVRIDKKRKIPATTLLRALGYESNEQIVNLFDNSEIIKETLAKDNTNNKKDALIEIFRRLRPSEPPTERNTRQLLDRLLFDPKRYDLADVGRYKVNQKLNIQNRILDKTTAKAIYDSITGKQLVKKDVHINKKIAELINQSNVDKIYVYNDNDEEIVVFNEKEHTTVNLFDPEDGVINENNIGLYLAEDIIDYKTGEVIAQKAQILDAELINKISKIQPKVTVQKGNALTKDDLVAAIRYLINLYYGIGYIDDIDHLGNRRVKTIGELLLDQFYIGLVRMERVIKERMTIQPDLSTVTPQALINIRPLVAVIKQFFGSSQLSQFMDQTNPLSEITHKRRLSALGPGGLTRERAGFEVRDVHYSHYGRICPIETPEGPNIGLIGSLSIYARINDYGFIETPYKKVENGQITGDIIYLTADEEDQYRIAPINIRIDNNKIIEDNVPCRYRDVYLTVPPSDVDFIDVAPNQMASISASLIPFLDHDDANRALMGTNMQRQSVPVIKTEMPLVMTGMEKKVASDSGTIILSEEDSVVHKVDARRIVLKNNHGITKEYLLKKFRRSNQGTCINQKPIVEEGQIIKANTPIADGPNTDQGFLSLGRNVLVAYMSWEGYNFEDAIVISEKMVQEDTFTSIHISEHECDARDTKLGPEEITSDIPNIGESSLANLDEEGIIRIGTEVEPGDILVGKVTPKGETELGPEERLLRAIFGEKAREVRDTSLRVPHGDRGKVIDVKVFSRENGDEIPPGVNKMVRVFIAQKRKISEGDKISGRHGNKGVIAKILPVNDMPFLPDGTPVDIILNPLGVPSRMNVGQILEVHLGWVAKTLSYNIFTPVFNGATEDDIAKALIDAGLPRDGKSILYDGRTGLPFDQKVTVGYSYILKLIHLVDDKIHARSTGPYSLVTQQPLGGKAQFGGQRFGEMEVWALEGYGAAYNLQEMLTVKSDDVTGRIKTYESIVKGENIPVPGIPESFKVLIRELRSLCLNIKVLDHEGKEIDIKEDLDTKERLDQDFI, encoded by the coding sequence GTGCAGAATAGAAAATTGAATATTTTCGACTATTCCAAAATAAAACACTATATTGATCCACCTAATTTTCTTGATATTCAAAAACAATCATACCAAAAGTTTTTACAAAGAGAAATCTCTCCGGAAAAACGTCAAGATTTTGGTTTACATAAGGTATTTAAAGATGTTTTTCCTATTCAAGATTTTACTGGAAATCTTGTGTTAGATTATATTAGCTATTCTATTAAAGAATCAAAATACGATCCCATCGACTGCTGGGAAAGAGGTAGCACTTATTCTGCACCATTAGAAGTAAGAATTAGTTTACATAATAAAAAGACTGGGGAAATCAAAGATCAGGATGTTTTTATGGGAGAATTACCATTGATGACTGAAAGCGGAAGTTTTATTATCAATGGAGCTGAAAGAGTTGTGGTTAATCAACTTATACGTTCTCCTGGTATTTATTATGGTATTGAAGAGTATAGTGAAAATAAAACTTTGTATAATTTTAGAATTATTCCCAACAGAGGCTCCTGGCTAGAGTTTGGTTTTGATACTAATAACATGATCTACGTTAGAATTGATAAAAAGAGAAAAATTCCTGCGACCACACTTTTAAGAGCTCTTGGTTATGAAAGTAATGAGCAAATAGTTAATTTATTTGATAATAGTGAAATCATTAAGGAAACCTTAGCGAAAGACAATACCAATAATAAGAAGGATGCACTGATTGAAATATTTAGAAGGCTTAGGCCTAGTGAACCGCCTACTGAAAGAAATACAAGACAATTATTAGATAGGTTATTATTTGACCCTAAGAGGTATGACTTGGCAGATGTTGGCAGATATAAAGTAAATCAAAAATTAAATATTCAAAATAGAATTTTAGATAAAACTACCGCAAAAGCAATTTATGATTCGATTACAGGCAAACAATTAGTTAAGAAAGATGTTCATATTAATAAAAAAATTGCCGAATTAATAAACCAATCTAATGTTGATAAAATATATGTTTATAATGATAATGATGAAGAAATTGTAGTTTTTAATGAGAAAGAACATACAACTGTTAATTTATTTGATCCCGAAGATGGTGTTATTAATGAAAATAATATTGGATTATACTTGGCTGAAGATATTATTGATTATAAAACTGGTGAAGTAATTGCTCAAAAAGCTCAAATACTGGACGCAGAACTAATTAATAAGATTAGTAAAATCCAGCCAAAAGTGACTGTCCAAAAGGGCAATGCATTAACAAAAGATGATCTAGTAGCAGCAATAAGATATTTAATTAATCTTTATTATGGAATAGGTTATATTGATGATATTGACCATCTGGGAAATAGAAGGGTAAAGACAATCGGTGAATTATTATTAGATCAATTTTATATTGGTCTAGTAAGAATGGAAAGAGTAATCAAGGAAAGAATGACTATACAACCAGACCTTTCTACGGTGACTCCCCAAGCACTAATTAATATTAGACCATTAGTAGCTGTAATTAAGCAATTTTTTGGGAGTAGCCAGTTATCTCAATTTATGGATCAAACCAATCCTCTTTCTGAGATTACTCACAAGAGAAGGTTATCTGCGCTTGGTCCTGGTGGATTAACCAGAGAAAGAGCAGGATTTGAAGTTCGTGATGTTCATTATAGTCATTATGGTAGAATTTGCCCTATAGAAACTCCAGAGGGACCAAATATAGGTCTAATTGGTTCATTAAGCATTTATGCTAGGATAAACGATTACGGATTCATTGAAACTCCTTATAAAAAAGTTGAAAATGGCCAGATAACAGGGGATATTATATATCTTACTGCAGATGAGGAAGATCAATATAGAATAGCTCCGATTAATATAAGAATTGATAATAATAAAATTATTGAGGATAATGTCCCATGTAGATATAGAGATGTTTATTTAACTGTGCCACCTTCGGATGTTGATTTTATAGATGTAGCACCAAATCAGATGGCTAGTATTTCAGCCAGCTTAATTCCATTTTTAGATCATGATGATGCAAATAGAGCTCTAATGGGAACTAATATGCAGAGACAATCGGTTCCAGTAATAAAAACTGAAATGCCCTTAGTTATGACCGGGATGGAGAAAAAGGTTGCTAGTGATTCAGGAACAATTATTTTATCAGAAGAAGATAGTGTTGTTCATAAGGTTGATGCTCGAAGGATTGTTTTAAAAAACAATCATGGCATTACTAAAGAATATCTCTTAAAAAAATTTCGTCGTTCCAACCAGGGTACCTGTATTAACCAAAAACCTATAGTTGAAGAAGGACAAATAATAAAAGCAAATACTCCCATTGCTGATGGTCCCAATACTGATCAGGGTTTTTTGTCATTAGGCAGAAATGTCCTGGTTGCTTATATGTCTTGGGAAGGATATAATTTTGAAGATGCGATTGTAATAAGTGAAAAAATGGTTCAGGAAGATACTTTTACTTCTATCCACATAAGCGAACATGAGTGTGATGCTCGTGATACAAAATTAGGTCCTGAAGAGATAACATCCGACATACCTAATATTGGCGAAAGTAGTTTAGCAAATCTGGATGAAGAAGGAATTATTCGTATTGGTACTGAGGTAGAGCCTGGTGATATTTTGGTTGGCAAAGTAACTCCTAAAGGAGAAACAGAGTTAGGCCCTGAAGAAAGGCTATTGAGAGCAATTTTTGGAGAGAAGGCTAGAGAAGTCAGAGATACTTCTCTGAGAGTTCCTCATGGAGACCGTGGAAAAGTTATTGATGTGAAAGTATTTTCAAGAGAAAATGGTGATGAGATTCCTCCAGGAGTGAATAAAATGGTAAGAGTTTTCATTGCTCAAAAAAGAAAAATATCTGAAGGGGATAAAATATCTGGTAGGCATGGAAATAAAGGGGTAATTGCCAAGATATTACCGGTAAATGATATGCCATTTTTACCTGATGGCACCCCTGTTGATATTATTTTAAATCCTCTGGGAGTTCCTTCGAGAATGAATGTAGGACAGATATTAGAGGTTCATTTAGGATGGGTAGCTAAAACTCTTAGCTATAACATATTTACACCAGTATTTAATGGAGCTACTGAAGATGATATTGCAAAAGCTTTAATTGATGCTGGTTTGCCTCGTGATGGAAAAAGTATATTATATGATGGTAGAACTGGACTGCCTTTCGATCAAAAGGTTACTGTGGGTTACAGCTATATACTAAAACTCATTCATTTAGTGGATGATAAGATACATGCTCGTTCTACAGGACCTTATTCTTTAGTTACCCAGCAACCATTGGGTGGGAAAGCACAATTTGGTGGTCAAAGGTTTGGAGAAATGGAAGTATGGGCTTTAGAAGGATATGGAGCTGCTTATAATTTACAGGAAATGCTTACAGTTAAATCAGATGATGTTACGGGAAGAATTAAAACCTATGAGTCTATTGTTAAAGGTGAGAACATCCCAGTACCAGGTATTCCAGAGTCATTTAAAGTATTAATAAGGGAATTAAGAAGTCTTTGTTTAAATATTAAAGTACTAGACCATGAAGGAAAAGAAATCGATATCAAAGAAGATCTTGATACTAAGGAGAGACTTGATCAAGATTTCATTTAA
- the nusG gene encoding transcription termination/antitermination protein NusG: protein MRSNEDKKWYVVHTYSGYENKVKANLEQRVKSMGMEDQIYQVLIPTERVLETKSGKKRYVQKKVFPGYVVVQMKMNNESWYAVRNTPGVTRFVGSGGKPIALKEQEIKNILKQMGKGEKKPKIDIDIGTSVNIITGPFTGYTGKVNEIDTQRGKLKVFLTIFGRETSVELEYTDVEKY, encoded by the coding sequence ATAAGGTCTAATGAAGATAAAAAATGGTATGTAGTTCATACCTATTCTGGATATGAAAATAAAGTTAAAGCTAATCTTGAACAACGAGTCAAATCCATGGGAATGGAAGACCAAATATATCAGGTTTTAATACCAACAGAAAGGGTGCTTGAAACAAAATCTGGTAAAAAGAGATATGTTCAGAAGAAAGTATTTCCAGGTTATGTTGTAGTTCAGATGAAAATGAATAATGAATCGTGGTATGCAGTTAGAAATACACCTGGAGTTACCAGATTTGTTGGTTCTGGTGGAAAGCCTATTGCTCTTAAGGAGCAAGAAATAAAAAATATTTTAAAACAGATGGGAAAAGGCGAGAAAAAGCCTAAAATTGATATTGATATCGGGACAAGTGTTAATATAATCACAGGTCCTTTTACGGGTTATACTGGAAAAGTTAATGAAATTGATACTCAAAGAGGTAAATTAAAAGTTTTTTTAACTATTTTTGGACGAGAAACATCGGTAGAGTTAGAATACACGGATGTAGAAAAGTATTAA
- the tuf gene encoding elongation factor Tu produces the protein MAKEKFIRTKPHVNVGTIGHVDHGKTTLTSAITRYLSGKKLAKAMAFEEIDRAPEERERGITISVFHAEYETDKRHYAHIDCPGHADYVKNMITGAAQMDGAILVVSAADGPMPQTREHILLSRQVGVPYIVVFLNKVDMVDDPELIDLVEMEVRELLSEYEFPGDEIPVIKGSALKAMEADPTKPDDPAYKPIQELLDAVDNYISTPVRDVDKPFLLSVEDVFSITGRGTVATGRVERGVIKVGDAVEIVGLSDRPKKTVATGVEMFRKLLDQAEAGDNVGILLRGIDKKEVKRGQVIAAPGTITPHTKFKGEIIILTKEEGGRHTPIFSGYRPQFYFRTTDVTGTVALPEGVEMAMPGDNLTITGELITPIAMEKGVRFAIREGGRTIAAGVVTEVIE, from the coding sequence ATGGCTAAAGAAAAGTTTATCCGTACCAAGCCGCATGTTAATGTTGGGACTATTGGTCATGTTGATCACGGTAAAACAACTCTTACTTCAGCAATTACCAGATATTTATCTGGTAAAAAGCTAGCTAAAGCTATGGCCTTTGAGGAAATCGATCGTGCTCCCGAAGAAAGAGAAAGAGGAATTACTATCTCAGTATTTCATGCTGAGTACGAAACGGACAAAAGGCACTATGCCCATATTGATTGTCCCGGTCATGCCGACTATGTCAAAAACATGATTACCGGTGCGGCGCAGATGGATGGTGCAATTCTAGTAGTCTCGGCAGCTGATGGTCCTATGCCTCAGACTCGAGAGCATATTCTCTTATCCCGGCAGGTAGGAGTGCCCTATATTGTAGTCTTTCTGAACAAAGTTGATATGGTAGATGATCCTGAGTTAATTGACCTGGTAGAGATGGAAGTAAGAGAATTACTTAGTGAATATGAATTTCCTGGTGATGAAATCCCAGTTATTAAAGGCTCGGCTCTTAAAGCGATGGAAGCCGATCCAACCAAACCGGATGATCCGGCTTATAAACCTATTCAGGAATTATTAGATGCTGTAGACAATTATATTTCTACACCAGTACGTGATGTAGATAAGCCCTTCCTCTTGTCTGTAGAGGATGTCTTCAGTATTACTGGTAGAGGAACAGTTGCTACCGGTCGAGTAGAGCGTGGAGTAATTAAAGTCGGTGACGCGGTAGAGATAGTAGGATTGAGTGATAGACCGAAAAAGACAGTAGCAACTGGTGTGGAGATGTTTCGCAAACTACTGGATCAGGCTGAGGCTGGTGACAATGTTGGTATTCTCCTTCGTGGTATAGACAAAAAAGAGGTTAAACGTGGCCAGGTTATTGCTGCCCCGGGTACCATTACCCCTCATACCAAATTTAAAGGAGAAATTATTATTCTTACCAAAGAAGAGGGAGGAAGACATACTCCTATCTTCAGCGGTTATCGTCCCCAGTTTTATTTCAGGACTACTGATGTAACCGGTACCGTAGCGCTTCCAGAAGGAGTAGAAATGGCTATGCCTGGTGATAACCTGACTATAACTGGTGAATTAATTACTCCCATTGCTATGGAAAAGGGTGTTCGTTTTGCTATTCGAGAAGGCGGAAGAACCATCGCTGCAGGAGTGGTTACCGAGGTTATTGAATAG
- the sigH gene encoding RNA polymerase sporulation sigma factor SigH — protein sequence MIFKETPFIIYEKYDDRLLVNLANNGNVLAEHYLINRYKRLVKTKARAYFLIGADTEDIIQEGMIGLYKALQNYDNSKLTSFRVFAEICISRQIITAIKKASRKKHKPLNCCISLNQPIENVEYCDRTLIDIIDDLNISDPMNIFLSRERLQELKIILNNLLSNLERKVLEAYLDGKTYRDIALKLKKSSKCVDNAIQRIKKKIDLINK from the coding sequence GTGATTTTTAAAGAAACACCATTTATTATTTATGAAAAATATGACGATAGATTATTAGTAAATTTAGCTAACAATGGGAATGTTTTAGCTGAGCATTATCTAATTAACAGATATAAAAGACTGGTAAAAACGAAAGCAAGGGCATACTTCTTAATTGGTGCAGATACTGAAGATATTATTCAAGAAGGTATGATTGGGCTTTATAAAGCATTGCAAAATTATGATAATTCAAAATTAACTTCTTTTAGAGTATTTGCCGAAATATGCATTAGTAGGCAGATTATTACAGCCATAAAAAAAGCTTCTAGAAAAAAACATAAACCTCTTAATTGCTGTATTTCTTTGAATCAACCTATTGAAAATGTGGAGTACTGCGATAGGACCTTAATAGATATAATTGATGATTTAAATATTAGTGATCCAATGAATATATTCTTAAGTAGAGAAAGATTACAAGAGTTAAAAATTATATTGAATAATCTTCTGTCAAATCTAGAAAGAAAAGTATTAGAAGCATATTTAGATGGTAAAACATATAGAGATATTGCCTTGAAACTTAAGAAAAGTAGCAAGTGTGTAGACAATGCCATACAAAGGATAAAAAAGAAAATAGATTTAATTAACAAATAG
- the rplL gene encoding 50S ribosomal protein L7/L12, protein MSQDKNSSDNVQEIINKLEKLTVLELADLVKALEDKFGVSAAAPLISQAAVPVQGVASAVQEEEKTEFDVVLKDIGANKIKVIKEVRAATGLGLKESKELVEGAPKTVKEKVEKKEAQELKEKLEAVGATVEIK, encoded by the coding sequence ATGTCTCAAGATAAAAATAGTAGTGACAATGTACAAGAAATTATTAACAAATTAGAAAAATTAACAGTATTAGAATTAGCTGATTTAGTTAAAGCGTTGGAAGATAAGTTTGGAGTCAGTGCCGCAGCTCCGTTAATTTCTCAAGCTGCTGTTCCTGTTCAAGGAGTAGCTTCAGCTGTTCAGGAGGAAGAGAAAACTGAATTTGATGTGGTATTAAAGGATATTGGAGCAAATAAAATAAAAGTAATTAAGGAAGTTAGGGCTGCTACTGGCCTAGGTTTAAAAGAATCCAAAGAACTTGTTGAAGGTGCACCCAAAACAGTTAAAGAAAAGGTTGAAAAGAAAGAAGCTCAGGAACTTAAAGAAAAATTAGAAGCAGTCGGTGCAACTGTTGAAATAAAATAA
- the rpmG gene encoding 50S ribosomal protein L33 translates to MRERITLACSECSNRNYYSYKNKKNTAGKISLKKYCKFCRKHTLHKETK, encoded by the coding sequence ATGAGAGAAAGAATAACTTTAGCTTGTTCAGAGTGTAGTAATCGAAATTATTATAGTTATAAGAATAAGAAAAATACAGCTGGAAAGATTTCCTTAAAAAAGTATTGTAAGTTTTGTAGAAAACATACTTTACATAAAGAAACAAAGTGA
- the rplA gene encoding 50S ribosomal protein L1: protein MKIRSKKFIESSKNYDKTKLYTIQEAITLVKQLSWANFTETIDIAICLGINTRRSEEQVRGAVELPHGTGKQSRVLVFAEAEKAKEAEEAEADYVGGNELAEKIQNGWTDFDAVIATPDMMKVVGKLGRILGPRGLMPNPKLGSVTFDIKNAIISVKKGKVEYRADRFGIVHTIIGKISFSDEQLIDNFYSLIEAVLKAKPPTSKGRYILSVTISSTMGPGIKLDTMKILSEVEKR from the coding sequence ATGAAAATCAGAAGTAAAAAATTTATAGAAAGCTCAAAAAATTATGATAAAACTAAATTATATACTATCCAAGAAGCAATAACACTGGTAAAACAGTTAAGTTGGGCTAATTTTACTGAAACAATAGATATAGCGATATGTTTAGGTATAAATACACGTCGGTCTGAAGAGCAAGTAAGAGGAGCAGTCGAGTTACCCCATGGTACTGGTAAGCAAAGTAGAGTTTTAGTATTTGCAGAAGCTGAAAAGGCAAAAGAAGCTGAAGAAGCTGAAGCGGATTATGTTGGAGGAAATGAATTAGCAGAAAAAATTCAAAATGGATGGACTGATTTCGATGCAGTTATTGCTACTCCTGATATGATGAAGGTAGTTGGAAAATTAGGACGTATTTTAGGTCCCAGGGGTTTGATGCCTAATCCTAAGTTAGGCTCAGTAACTTTTGATATTAAAAATGCCATAATATCTGTGAAAAAAGGGAAAGTTGAATATAGAGCAGATCGTTTTGGTATTGTGCATACTATAATTGGTAAGATAAGTTTTTCTGATGAACAGCTTATTGATAATTTTTATTCCCTTATAGAAGCTGTATTAAAAGCAAAACCTCCTACTTCCAAAGGTCGTTATATATTAAGTGTTACCATTTCTTCCACCATGGGTCCCGGTATTAAACTGGATACTATGAAAATATTAAGCGAGGTTGAAAAGAGGTAA
- the rplK gene encoding 50S ribosomal protein L11, whose translation MAKKITANIKLQIPAGAANPAPPVGPALGQHGLNIMEFCKAFNERTKQDIGTIIPVIITVYQDRTFDFICKKPPVSFLLKEAAKVEKGSSEPNKNKVAKISKNKVKEIAEIKLTDLNANGIESAMKIVEGTARSMGIEIE comes from the coding sequence ATGGCAAAAAAAATAACTGCGAATATAAAGTTACAGATTCCTGCTGGAGCTGCAAATCCAGCGCCTCCGGTTGGTCCAGCTCTGGGACAGCATGGTCTCAATATAATGGAATTTTGTAAGGCATTCAACGAACGAACCAAACAAGATATTGGTACTATTATTCCTGTTATTATTACAGTTTACCAAGATAGGACTTTTGATTTTATATGTAAAAAGCCACCAGTATCATTTTTATTGAAGGAAGCAGCAAAAGTTGAAAAAGGTTCTTCTGAGCCAAATAAGAACAAAGTGGCGAAAATAAGTAAGAATAAAGTTAAAGAAATAGCAGAGATAAAATTGACCGATCTTAATGCTAATGGCATAGAAAGTGCAATGAAGATAGTAGAAGGAACCGCTCGTAGTATGGGTATTGAGATAGAATAA
- the rplJ gene encoding 50S ribosomal protein L10 yields the protein MPLSKEEKKLIVQELIEELGRSSSIVLSDYQGLDVKSITQLRNNLREQYIKFKIYKNTLIRIAAKDVGLDDLIDSLSGCTAIAFAKDESFLPLKLLHKFSLDNKEQFKLKVALLEGKIFSGEQLERIACLPSRDELLANIIGNMKSSTNSFVFALKSPLFELVNVLEQIHKNKSGKTL from the coding sequence TTGCCATTATCCAAAGAAGAAAAGAAATTAATCGTCCAAGAGTTAATTGAAGAATTGGGAAGATCCTCAAGTATTGTTTTATCTGATTATCAAGGTCTCGATGTTAAGAGTATCACACAACTAAGAAATAATTTAAGAGAACAATATATTAAGTTTAAAATTTATAAAAATACCTTGATAAGAATTGCTGCTAAGGATGTTGGTTTAGATGATTTAATCGACAGCCTATCTGGATGTACAGCTATTGCTTTTGCTAAGGATGAATCATTCTTACCGTTAAAGTTATTACATAAGTTTTCATTGGATAATAAAGAACAATTTAAATTAAAGGTAGCCTTACTTGAAGGAAAAATATTTTCAGGAGAACAATTAGAGAGAATTGCTTGCTTACCTAGCAGAGATGAATTATTGGCTAATATAATTGGTAATATGAAAAGCTCTACTAATTCATTTGTTTTTGCTTTAAAATCACCTTTATTTGAATTAGTAAATGTACTAGAGCAGATTCATAAAAATAAATCAGGGAAAACATTATAA